In Paenibacillus durus, the DNA window TAGCCGTCAGCTTCACCTCTTCCCCGTTCTTCAGCGCCAAGAAATTATCGAAATCCACCATCAGCCCGCCCAGGGTAATGCTGTGATTCGGATTGGCTGTCTCTTCGAACGGGCCACGGCCTGAGGCATATTCCGCCCGGCGGATAGCCGCCTTCACCCGTGCCGCAAGCTCAATCATGGAGAATGGCTTACTGATATAATCATCCGCTCCAAATCCGAGTCCCAGCGCCTTATCGACATCGGTATCTTTTGCGGACACAATCATCACGGGTACCAAACTTAATTTACGAATGCTCTGAAGAATATCCACTCCACTCCGATTCGGCAGCATCAGGTCAAGTAGCACAAGATCAAAGGGACCTTTACCGCGAAAAACATGCTCAGCCGCCTCTCCGTCGAAGGCGCTCTCTACCTGATAGCCCTCTTTCACTAAATACGAGCGAACCATCTCACTGATGGCTTCGTCATCCTCAACCAACAATACACGATGCTGCAACAAGATTCCCTCCCCATTAATTGCACCCCGGCTGGCTAACAGGTTTTAGTAGACCCGCTCACACCCAGCCTTACCAAAAAAGTTTCTTTCAGCATATTCGTTCACATAGTATTAACTTACCAGAATTATTAAGATACGGGAACGCTAGGCGTTGTTAATTCATAACAAAAAAACCTCCCGCCTATACAAGGCAGAAGGTTAATTTCATCACATTTATTAGCTTTGGCTTTAGTGGCGGAGAGAGTGGGATTCGAACCCACGCACGCTTTGACACGCCTAGCTGATTTCGAGTCAGCCCCCTTGGGCCTCTTGGGTACCTCTCCGCAGCAAGATTTATTGTATCATCCAACCAGGGTAATTGCAAGCTTAATTATTATCCACTTTTTTCTCAGCCGATCTAAGCACTTTTTTTAAATTCTTCTCAAATTTAGCGCGGGGAATCAGTACACTGTGCTGGCAGCCTGTACACTTAATTCGGATATCCATCCCCATGCGGATGACTTCCATTTCATTCGTTCCGCATGGATGCGGCTTCTTCATCTGCACGATATCACCCAGTTGAAAGTTTTTACGTTCCATCAGGCTTCCCCCCTTTTTCTTTGGCTTCCCCAGCCGCCTGTTCCAGCAATCCCGTTCTTGCCGCCTTGCGCGCGGTTTGCTGCTCCGAAGTTGGCACAGACAGTTCCTCGTCAGCTAACACCTTAGCTCCTGACTGCGTTTCTGATTCGGGGTGAGCCTTGGCTTCCGCCTCCGCCTGTTCTTGTCGAGCCCGCTCCGCAGCCTTCAGCGCCTGCTGTTCAAGCGCTTTTTTAATATCGCTCTGAATCTGACGCTGTGCGGCTTCTCTTTTATTCGGCAGCGTATTGGCGGTTACGCGAACCACATACTCGGAAGTGCTCATCGATTGAATTCCCAGAACGTTCGGAAATGCCACAACATTATTATTGCGTTCTTCAATGCCTTGAAGCGCCTGACGGATTATACCCATCGTTTCTTCAAGACTCTGTTCGATTTTCACCGGAACATCGACAACAGCCAGGGCGTTAGCCATCGAGTAATTCGTCACGTTCGCTATCGTACCGTTTGGAATGATATACATTTCGCCATTAATACCAAGCAGCTTGGTCGTACGCAATCCGATCATTTCAACAGTGCCTTTGAATCCGCCAGTTGCAATCACATCGCCTACCGCAAATTGATCCTCCAGGATAATGAAAAAGCCGGTAATTACATCTTTCACCAAACTCTGTGCGCCAAAACCAATGGCAAGACCGAGCACGCTTGCACTTGCCAGCAGCGGAGCCAGTTCGAAATGGAACTCCGATAATATAATCAGAATCATGATAAAATTGCAGACAATCGTTACGGTATTCTTCAGCAGCTCGCCAACCGTTGAGAAGCGCCGTGTATTAGCCAGCAACCCTCTGCTGCTCTTTCGTTCCAATGAACGATCAATAACGCCGTATACAACCTTAATGATTATCCGTGTCAGGATGAATATAAAAATAATACGCAGGCCCGCAAACAATACATTGGCCCACATATCGGCATCGGTTACCCAGTTCCATATTTTATCCCTAAACTGAACCGCCTTGTCTACCGCCTGATTCACTGTCCCTTCCGGAGTATCGGCACTCAGCAGCCAGCCCAGCCAGTGACGCATTTCCTCCTCCTCCTCACTCTGAAATTAATCTGTACCCGCCATCATGCTCGTCCCTGCCGTAGATGCCGCGGATTTCAATTGTCTCTTCCTTTATAATCTGTTCAACCTTAGCAAGCTCGCGGCGAAAAAATTGAATCGACATGGCGCAGCCGGCGGTAATATCTTTTGGCGTCGGACAGGTGTCAATCTCAATTTCAGCATATTCCAGCAGCATCTCGGCGCGCAGCGCCTGCTGGGTAGAATCAAACGCTATCAACAGTTCCTCGTTCATTGGTCACACTCCTCATAGGCTTCAGGGCTCATCTCTTCATACTGGAGTATAAAACTGCCCTTCTATCCATATACTAGCTAACATCAAGTAGAAATGTCCTGGAAAGGAAGATTATATGTATTATTCCTCTAATCCAATGCCATTGCAAGAAATGTCTTGTTTAAAAATATCACATACAGACCCTGAAATCTATTCTGCAATCATTCACCGGCTGCTATTCCATTTCTCCCGCGCCCGTGCCGGCGCTCAGATTGTCGTTGTCTGCATCGGCACCGACCGTTCGACCGGAGATGCGCTCGGACCGCTTGTAGGCACAGCCTTGTCCCGCTTTCACAGCCCGCAGTTCTCTCTATATGGAACACTCGACAATCCGGTGCATGCGGTCAATCTGGAGGAGACGCTTAACCTGATTCGTGAGCGCCATGACAACCCCTATATAATCGGCATTGATGCCTGTCTGGGACATTCCACAAGCGTTGGTTCGATTCAGGTCGTTGAGGGTCCTCTGCGCCCCGGAGCGGGTGTAAACAAACAACTGCCGCCGGTAGGCGATATCCATTTAACTGGAATCGTTAACGTCGGCGGCTTTATGGAATATTTCGTATTGCAAAACACACGGCTTAGCCTTGTCATGAAGTTATCGGAGATTATCGCTTCCAGCCTCTTTTCGGCTATGAAGCAGTGGCATGTACACTCTAAATCCGCTGCAGCGCAAGAGTGACCACTTCTTGTTCCTCGGGCGAAAGCGGATATTGCGGTTCGCCTGCATTAAGCGTCTTGGCGTAAATATAGGAGTTGTCGCGATTGTGCAGACTGGTAAGCACCATACCGGTTCGGTGGTCATCGAGAATGGCCAGCGAGAAACTGAGGTCATTTCCACGGTCTCCAAAAGCATTATAGCGTTTCAGAGCAATATGTCCTTTTATGCCCTGTAATTTTAACTGAAGCGCTTCTATCGCTTTCTTCTGCAGCTGCTGGGTTTCTTCCAGCAGGTCGTTCTGAGTTTTCAAATCGACCAACAGGCTTTCCAAATCTTCAATTCCCGTTCCTGACATCATGGCATCATACTTTCGCCGCATGGACCGCAGTTTGCTTCCCTGCGCAAGAATAAGTATAAACATCAAGAGCAAGAGAATTGCAATACCCGGGATAAACCATTGCAGTTGATCGCCTAAAAACTGGTTCATTTCTGACATCGATAAGACCGTCCTTTTTCTTTATCTGCTGCGCCGCCCGCTATAGAGTTCCCTCATTGCATGCAGCATCATACCGACATCTTGTTCTGTCGTATCCACACCTACACTCACTCTTACCGCGCCGCTCTGCAGCGTCCCGGCGGCTTTATGCGCGAGTGGCGTACAATGCATTCCTGCCCGTACGGCAATTCCATACTCCCTGTCAAGACGATGGGCAATTTGTGCCGATTCTTCTCCCTCTATGACAAATGACAGAAGCCCCGTACGCGGAACACCTTCGGCCGGGCCAAGAAATCTCATCCCGGAAATATCTCTCATCCCCTCCATAAGGGATTGAATAAGGTTCCACTCATGCTTGCGTATATTTTCCGTACCCAGTGATTGTACTTTCTGTACTCCTGCAAGCAGTCCCGCAATCCCTACTGTATTCTGCGTCCCCGCTTCATATTTGTCGGGTCTTACATTCGGCTGCTCGCTATTCTCTGATTGACTTCCCGTACCCCCGTGCATAAGCGGCTCCAAATCGAGTTCCGGCGAAATGTACAGCCCCCCTGTTCCCTGCGGTCCAAGAAGACCCTTATGTCCTGGAAAGGCTAGAAGATCGATATTCATTTTGCCTACATCGATATCCAGTGATCCGGCACTTTGGGCGGCATCCACCAAAAACACGGCTCCATACGCTTTGGCCATATTCCCTATTTCACCAATTGGCAGAATACTCCCAAGCAAATTTGAGCTGTGGCTGCAGATGACCATTCTAGTATTGGATTTGAAAGTCTTTTTCAATTCCTGCAGATCAAGCTGTCCTTCCAAGTCGACCTTTAAATAATCAACTTCAACCCCCTTGGTCCTCCGCAAATATTCCAGCGGCCGTCGTACCGAATTATGCTCAGTCATCGTTGAAATGACATGATCTCCCGGGCGAAGTGTTCCTTGAATCGCCATATTAAGCGACATCGTCGTATTATGCGTAAACGCGATATCCTGCGCGTTGGCCACTCCGAACAATTCCGCTAATGCCATTCTCGCACGAACCAGCACCCTTCCGGTTCCCATAGCAAGTGAATAGTTTCCTCTTCCGGCATTGGCCCCAGCATGCTGCAGAGCATCCATCATTGCCTGTACAACCTCCGGAGGTTTCGGCCATGAGGTTGCGGCATGATCTAAATAGACAAACTCATTCAAGTTCTCGCCCCCTTGATTTTTGAACATACCGTTCCTTCGTGCAAAAAACATATCCATCATTATCCTTTACGGATAGATCAGGATATGTTTCCCAGGTAGTATTCATTAATTTCCGAGAAGTTCCAGCAGTCGTTCCAGATCCTGAGCACTGTAATAATTCAATTCGATTTTGCCTTTATCCTTGCCCTGTTTAATTTTCACCGTCGTCTTAAATCGTTCACGTAAAATTTCTTCCACATTATCGATGTATGGGTCGCGTTTAACGACCTTCGTTTTTACCCCGCCGGACGGTTTACGGTCCAGATTTTTTACCGCTTCTTCCAGTTCCCTTACACTCCATTGCTGATCCACACATTGCTGAGCGAACTGCTTGATCAGTTCCGGTTCTTTCAATCCTACAATCGCACGCGCATGTCCCATCGAAATTGTTCCACGTGAAACAAATTCCTTCACCTCTTCCGGAAGCGTTAGCAGCCGCAAAAAGTTAGCAATATGCGGACGAGATTTTCCAACCTTTAAGGATAGTTCTTCCTGTGTAAGTGAAAACTGATCCATCAGTCCTTGATAGGCAACTGCTATTTCCATAGCGTTCAAATCCTCACGCTGCAGATTTTCAATTAGTGCAATTTCGGTAACCTGTTGATCACTAAAGCTGCGGACAACAGCCGGAATCGTTGCCTTTCCACAGTACTGCGAAGCGCGGAATCTGCGTTCACCAGCAATAATCTCATAGCCTTTAAGTACACTTCGCACTATAATCGGCTGAATAACCCCATGCTGGCGAATGGATTCGGCCAACTCTTGAATGCCCTCTTCATTAAAATCTTTACGAGGCTGGTAAGGATTGGCACGGAGCTGTGAAAGAGGAATTTCCACCACTTTATCATCTTCATTAATGGACAAGGAAGGGATTAGGGCATCCAATCCTTTACCCAAACGCTTACTCATAAGATAACACTTCCTTTGCCAACTCATAATACACTTCCGCACCTTTGGAGCGCCGATCATAAGTGATAATGGATTGTCCGTGAGATGGCGCTTCACTTAACCTGATGTTACGCGGGATAATCGTCCGGTACACTTTTTCCTGAAAATACTTTTTCACTTCTTCAATAACCTGTATCCCGAGATTGGTCCGGGCATCCAGCATTGTCAGCAGGACTCCCTCAATTTGTAAATGAGGATTTAAATTTTTCTGTACCAGTCTGACAGTATTTAAGAGCTGACTTAAACCCTCCAGCGCGTAATATTCACATTGAATTGGAATAATAACGGAGTCAGCCGCAGTCAGCGAATTGATTGTCAGAATGCCCAGAGACGGCGGACAATCGATGATAATATAATCATAATTCTTTTTCACAAGGCCGAGCGCTTTCTTAAGCCGCAATTCTCTTGATATGGTCGATACCAATTCAATCTCCGCGCCTGCCAGCTGAATAGTGGCTGGTATGATGTTAAGACCATCAATTTTCGTCTCAAGGATAGCTTCATGTGGAGGTATGTCATCAATCAGAATATTGTATATACAATTCTCTACATCCGCTTTATTTATGCCTACGCCGCTTGTGGTATTACCCTGCGGATCAATGTCAACAAGCAGTACCCTTTTGCCCAAAGTAGCCAGACCGGCTCCCAGGTTCACAGAAGTCGTTGTTTTACCGACACCGCCTTTTTGATTTGCTATGGCAATAATTTTGGACACTTAATTCACCTCGAATAGTTGGGAAAAATCTTGTAGTCGTTTCACAATGATGATGAGATAGACTGCATTTTTTTGAAGAGTCATACCTTCATGGATAAGTCGCAGAAAAGGCAGCCATTCACCTCAGGGCCGCCTTCAGCTATGCAATCATTTTATCTTTTTGGAATTTGTATAACGATCTCATAATGGTCGCCGCGATCGTTTTCAGAAGTCTTTATTTCCATTCCCGAACCGGTCACCATATCAATCGATTGACGAATCGTGTTGAGTGCCAACCGTACATCTTTTGTATAAGAGATTCGTTTTGTTTTTTTGATTTTGGAGGATTCCTTATAAAAGGCTATTCGCGCTTCGGTCTGCTTTACATTCAATCCTTTGGATATAATTTCTCCAAGCACTTTAAGCTGCATTTCCTCACTATCCAGTGATAATAGCGACCGCGCATGTCTTTCTGTGATTTGCCTTTCCATCAGAGCGGTCTTAACTTCTTCCGGCAGTTGGAGTAACCGGATTTTGTTGGCAATGGTGGATTGGCTTTTGCCGAGCCGCTGCGCGAGACTCTCCTGAGTCAATTGATGCAAATCAATCAGCTTCTGGTAAGCAACAGCTTCTTCAATGGAAGTGAGATTCTCTCGCTGCAAATTCTCAATAAGAGCAATAGAAGCAGCCTGCGAATTGTTGAAATCACGCACGATTGCCGGAATAGTCTCCATCCCCAGCTTCTTAACCGCACGCCAGCGCCGCTCCCCTGCAATGATCTCATAGTGGGAATCTATCATGCGAACGACAATCGGTTGAATCACTCCATGAGTTTTAATCGTCTGGCATAGTTCATCAATCTTCTCATCATCAAAAATTGTACGAGGCTGATAAGGACTGCTGACTACATCATTGACCCGGATTTGCTTGATTTCTTCTCCGCTGCTTCGCTCGGTAAATCCAAACAGTCTGGTGAATTGTTCTTTCATTCCGTTCATTACCACCTAATTTCATTATAGTACGATCTTGACCTTGATTCGGAAAAACAATCGTACAAATCAAAAAACTTTATGCGGATCAGGCACAACTCAGCTCTATGCCGGGCAAATTGCTCCTCTAAATTATCGTTAAAATTCATGAATGACTAAGAGGTGCAATTCGGTTCTAGGTCATAATGCTGCAAGAATGAAAAAACATCAACGTGCCCAGACGGCGCCTTTGGCACCGCATCGTTACTATATTATTCTATCACTTTTCTGTCCATAATCCTATTCTTCATATGGACCTATTTTCCTTCAATATAAACGAATAAACTGCAGTTATATAAGATAACTTCACATTTCCGCATCAGATTCGTAGCTGTAACTATGAGCAATGTTTTGATTTTCGGCTCTGGACCCTGTCCATCCCAACTCTTCTTGATTTAACCGGTGTTTGCGGATGAAATCTGGAGATAGCCTATGCTTTCGAAGCTTACTTTCGTCCAGAAAGTTTTTGAGCGGTCGCAATCGCTCTTTCAGTTCCAAACTTCCCTTTCGCAACCCTCATCCTGATGTCATTTATCATGTTCAGCGTATATAGTTATGTAAAATGTTATTCATTGCAGATATAGGGTCCTCTCCCCTGCTCAACCTACATGGACCGAGAATTCATTCCTATTATAAGCTTACTCTAGCCCTCATGTGGATAGAAAACAGAAGACCGCTCTTTTAAGCGCCAGTTTAAACACTCTGCTAACAATTATATTAAGCCGCCTCCCGTGCGGAAGACGGCCTTTGATTGCCAAACCTCTGTTTCTAAATGTTTCACGTGAAACATTTAGAGAAGAGGAGTTTTAGCAGGTATACCTGCTTTACGTGGATATTTAACCGGTGTAGTGCCGGTCTTGCGGATAATAACAATATGTCTGGCTGAATCCTCAACAGGCAAACTGAACGATTCTACCTTTTCCAATTGACCACGCAGTTCTTTAAGACTGAACTTGGACTCGCTTATTTCCTCCGTAGGATCACTGCCTTTCATGGCGGCGAAAATACCGTCCTTACGTACAAAAGGCAAACAAAACTCATTCAGCAAAGCCATCCTTGCAACCGCGCGCGCTGTAACCAAGTCATATTGATCCCGATGCGAAGCCTGTCTTGCAATGTCCTCTGCCCGGCCATGAATCAGCTCCACCCCTTCCAGCTTAAGCTCGTCACAGACATGCTGGAGAAAAGAAATGCGCTTGCTAAGTGAGTCAACAATGGTCAGCTTTATATGAGGAAATGCAATTTTAAGCGGGATGCCTGGGAACCCTGCTCCGGAGCCAATATCGGCCATCCGTTCAACTGCAGTCATATCTACAAAAAAGGCAAGTGACAGGGAGTCATAAAAATGTTTAGTATATACCTGTTCACGTTCGGTAATGCCTGTGAGATTCATTTTTTCATTCCAGCTAATAAGCTCCCGGTAATAACTCTCAAACTGATCCAGCTTAGAGGAAATTGAGATCCCCTGCTCTTCCAGCCGCCGAGCAAACTGATCTTGAACTGTATCCATAACGGTCTCTTATCCTTTCGCTGCGGTCACCCGGTTATAGTGTTCCAAATGAACTAGCAGGATAGAGATATCAGCCGGTGTCACGCCGGAGATGCGGGATGCCTGACCGATGGAAATCGGACGAATCTTGGCCAGCTTTTGCCGGGCTTCGATGGCCAACCCATGAATATCGCTGTAATCGATGTCATCAGGAAGCTTTTTTTGCTCCATCTTTTGCAGCCGCTCCACATGCTGAAGCTGCTTCTCGATGTAACCGGCATACTTGATTTGAATTTCAACCTGCTCCTTCATTTCCTCATCCAATAGGACCGGCGGCGGAGAAATCCGCTCTACAAATGAATAATCCACTTCCGGCCGGCGCATCAAGATAAGCAGATTGCTGCCGTCGACAATCGGTGCAGATCCTTTTTCTTCCAATGTGGAATTTACTTCGGACGGCTTCACCTTTGTACCCTGCATTCTTTGGATTTCCTGTTCCACCTTCTGCTTCTTATCCATAAAAGCCGCATAACGTTCTTCAGAAATCAAACCGATTTCATAACCAATCGGGGTTAGACGAAGATCGGCATTGTCGTGACGAAGCAGCAGCCGGTACTCTGCCCGGGAAGTAAGCAGACGGTAGGGCTCATTCGTACCCTTGGTCACAAGATCGTCAATCAGCACGCCGATATAGCCCTGGGACCGGTCCAAAATAACCGGTTCTTTCCCCTGCGCCTTGCGGGCAGCATTAATGCCGGCCATCACTCCCTGTCCCGCTGCCTCCTCATACCCGGAAGTACCGTTGATCTGTCCAGCCGTGAACAGACCAGGCAGGCGCTTCGTTTCCAGGCTCGGCCACAGTTGGGTAGGCACCATCGCGTCATATTCAATGGCGTATCCGTTGCGCATCATTTCAACCTTTTCCAGCCCAGGAATCGAGCGCAGAATGGAGAGTTGGACATCTTCAGGCAAGCTGGTAGACAGGCCTTGAACATAATATTCAGCAGTGTTTTTTCCTTCCGGTTCAAGAAATATTTGGTGTTTCGGCTTGTCGCTGAAACGAACTACCTTGTCCTCGATAGAAGGGCAATAACGCGGTCCCGTTCCTTCAATAATGCCGGTAAACATCGGAGCGCGATGCAGATTGCTATTAATAATCGCATGGGTATCCTCCGACGTATAGGTCAGCCAGCAGGGAAGCTGCTCGTTGTCCGACGATTTCGTCTCGTAGGAGAAGAATTTCGGATGCTCATCACCCGGCTGGATTTCCGTCTTGGAGAAGTCAATCGTATCCTTGTGCACACGCGGCGGAGTGCCGGTCTTGAAACGCACCAGTTCAAAGCCCAGCTCACGCAGGTGCTCCGAGAGCTTAACCGAAGGCTGTTGATTATTCGGACCGCTCTCGTAAGTGGTCTCGCCCATAATTACCTTACCCCGCAGATAAGTGCCCGTAGTCAAAATGACGGTTTTACTGCGGTAAATCGTTCCCGTCTTGGTTATCACACCTGCGCAAACACCGTTCTCTACAACGAGCCGTTCTACCATTCCCTGACGCAGCGTCAAATTCGGCGTCTTTTCCATCGTTTCTTTCATTGTATGCTGGTACAGAAACTTATCGGCCTGAGCGCGCAGCGCGTGAACAGCCGGTCCCTTTCCGGTATTAAGCATACGTAGCTGGATGAAAGTCTTATCAATATTGCGGCCCATTTCACCGCCAAGAGCATCGATTTCACGGACGACATGACCTTTGGCCGGTCCACCGATCGACGGGTTGCAGGGCATGAACGCAATCATATCCAAATTGATCGTCACCATTAAGGTAGTGCAGCCCATGCGGGCGGCGGCCAGGGCGGCTTCGCAGCCTGCATGCCCCGCGCCGATGACGATCACGTCATAGCTTCCTCCTTCATAACTCATTACATTTCCTCCTTTATATTAAAAACGGCTCTCTAGCGCCGTATGTCTTATTTTCCTAAGCAAAACTGCGAAAAAATTTGGTCCAGCAGCGAATCAGCCGCCGTATCGCCGACAATCTCTCCAAGCTGTTCCCAGGCAAGCCGGACGTCAATCTGGATCATGTCGATTGGAATCAGCTGTTCCGCTGCTTCGTATGCATCTTGAAGCGACTTATGCGATTTTTTTAACAGCGCGATATGACGCACATTGCTGACATAGGTCAAATCGCCGGACTCCAGCTTGCCTCCGAAGAAGAGTTCGGAAATGGCCTCCTCCAGCCGGTCAAGGCCCTTCTCTTCCAGCACGGACATTGAAACGATAGCAGATTCATCGAAATGCTGCAGCAGCACACTTTTGTCCAATTTCGACGGTAAGTCCATTTTATTCATGATACATAAAACTTGTCTACCGTGGATTTGTTCCATTAAAGTTAATTCATCCTCATGCAGAGGCTCACTGGCATTCAGCACAAGCAGAATAAGATCGGACTCACTGACGGCAGCTTTGGAACGTTCTACCCCAATTTTTTCCACAACATCCATAGTTTCACGGATACCAGCCGTATCCAGCAGCTTAAGCGGAATGTTGTTTATCGTGACGAATTCTTCGATGACATCCCGGGTCGTTCCGGGAATATCCGTCACAATCGCTTTATTTTCTCGGGCCAGCGCATTAAGCAGCGACGATTTTCCGACATTAGGAAGGCCGACAATAGCAGTCGTAATCCCTTCGCGCAGAATTTTTCCTTGAGTCGCTGTCTTAAGCAGCTGGTCAATCCCTGCCATTACTTCACTGCTCTTGTCTTTGACATATTCCGCCGTCAGCAGTTCAACATCATGCTCGGGATAGTCGATATTGACCTCAATATGAGCGAGCAGCTCCAGCAGACTTTGTCTAAGATCCCCGATCCGCTGCGACAATGAACCTCCCACCTGCTTCAGAGCAACGGAAAAAGCGCGATCGGACTTTGAGCGAATGAGGTCAATTACCGCCTCAGCCTGGGACAGATCGATTCGGCCTCCGAGAAATGCCCGCTTGGTAAATTCTCCGGGCTCCGCCAGGCGGATCTGCTGCTGAAGCAGTATATCCATCACTCTGCGCACCGAGATGACACCCCCATGCGTACTGATCTCCACAACATTTTCAGTCGTAAAAGAACGCGGGGCCCTCATGACAGTGACGAGTACTTCTTCCATAATTTCGCCATTGCCAGGACTTACGATATGTCCATAGTGAACGGTGTGACTCTCTGCTTCCGTCAGTGGAATCCGGCTTCGGAACAAAGGTGCTACCTGAGTGATGCTGTCCGGTCCGCTTACCCGGATAATTGCGATTCCTCCCTCGCCGACTGCCGTCGAAACAGCGGCGATTGTATCACTAAACATGTCTACCTTCACCTTTCCTCATCAAATAATCAAGCACCAAATATTCGTTAAAAAAACAATGACCCCTTACAGTGTCAAGGAGTCATTGCGGCTATAGTCTCTACTTCAATGTAATAACGACACGGCGATTCGGCTCTTCGCCCTTGCTGTAGGTGTTCACCTGGCGGTGATCCTGAAGTCTGGAATGGATAATCTTCCGCTCTTGCGACGGCATGGGCTCCAGCACAACTTCCTTGCGGGTACGAACGACCCTGCCTGCCAGACGGTCTGCCAGATCCTCAAGCGTCTTCTTGCGCCGTTGACGGAAATTCTCCGCATCCAGCACAAGACGGATAAAGCTGTCGGAATAACGATTGGCAACGATATTGGCCAAATATTGCAATGCATCGAGAGTTTGTCCTCTTCTGCCAATCAGCAGCCCCAAATCCGGACCGGAGATTTGCAGTGTGTCGGCATCCTTGGAGTGAATGACTTCCACATCTACGTGAAGTCCCATACTCCGGGCGACATCCACTATAAAACGAATGGCCTCCTGATAAGCTTCCTCTACCGGTTTTTCGGAATCCTGGCGGGGTGCGCCCCCGATCGCCTCTCTTGTCGTCTCTGTTTCGTTCTGCTGAGGCAGTGATGGAGCACTCGCCGCTGATACCGGTGCAGGTTCAGGAAGCAAGGTCAGTTCCACCTTCGCGTCCTTCGCACCGATTAATCCCAGGAATCCTCTTGACGGCTGTTCAAGCACGGTGACCGTAACCTTGTCCTTTTCGGCTGCCAACTGGGCAAGTCCGCGCTTTACAGCTTCTTCAATGGTTTTCCCTGTCGCGACGACTTTGTTCATTTGGACTTTTTGGCCTCCTTCAACTTCGCCTTACCACCGCTGTCAGAATCAACGGCTGCCGTTTGGGGAGTGCTATTTCCCCGGTAAAGAAAATAATTCTGACCGATGGTATACAGGTTGCTGAATACCCAGTAAAGCGGCAGTGCGGACGGGAAGTTGTAAGACATAATAAAGATTAAAACCGGATAAACCATCAGCATGAACTGCATAGGGCCCTGCT includes these proteins:
- the mnmG gene encoding tRNA uridine-5-carboxymethylaminomethyl(34) synthesis enzyme MnmG, which encodes MSYEGGSYDVIVIGAGHAGCEAALAAARMGCTTLMVTINLDMIAFMPCNPSIGGPAKGHVVREIDALGGEMGRNIDKTFIQLRMLNTGKGPAVHALRAQADKFLYQHTMKETMEKTPNLTLRQGMVERLVVENGVCAGVITKTGTIYRSKTVILTTGTYLRGKVIMGETTYESGPNNQQPSVKLSEHLRELGFELVRFKTGTPPRVHKDTIDFSKTEIQPGDEHPKFFSYETKSSDNEQLPCWLTYTSEDTHAIINSNLHRAPMFTGIIEGTGPRYCPSIEDKVVRFSDKPKHQIFLEPEGKNTAEYYVQGLSTSLPEDVQLSILRSIPGLEKVEMMRNGYAIEYDAMVPTQLWPSLETKRLPGLFTAGQINGTSGYEEAAGQGVMAGINAARKAQGKEPVILDRSQGYIGVLIDDLVTKGTNEPYRLLTSRAEYRLLLRHDNADLRLTPIGYEIGLISEERYAAFMDKKQKVEQEIQRMQGTKVKPSEVNSTLEEKGSAPIVDGSNLLILMRRPEVDYSFVERISPPPVLLDEEMKEQVEIQIKYAGYIEKQLQHVERLQKMEQKKLPDDIDYSDIHGLAIEARQKLAKIRPISIGQASRISGVTPADISILLVHLEHYNRVTAAKG
- the mnmE gene encoding tRNA uridine-5-carboxymethylaminomethyl(34) synthesis GTPase MnmE produces the protein MFSDTIAAVSTAVGEGGIAIIRVSGPDSITQVAPLFRSRIPLTEAESHTVHYGHIVSPGNGEIMEEVLVTVMRAPRSFTTENVVEISTHGGVISVRRVMDILLQQQIRLAEPGEFTKRAFLGGRIDLSQAEAVIDLIRSKSDRAFSVALKQVGGSLSQRIGDLRQSLLELLAHIEVNIDYPEHDVELLTAEYVKDKSSEVMAGIDQLLKTATQGKILREGITTAIVGLPNVGKSSLLNALARENKAIVTDIPGTTRDVIEEFVTINNIPLKLLDTAGIRETMDVVEKIGVERSKAAVSESDLILLVLNASEPLHEDELTLMEQIHGRQVLCIMNKMDLPSKLDKSVLLQHFDESAIVSMSVLEEKGLDRLEEAISELFFGGKLESGDLTYVSNVRHIALLKKSHKSLQDAYEAAEQLIPIDMIQIDVRLAWEQLGEIVGDTAADSLLDQIFSQFCLGK
- the noc gene encoding nucleoid occlusion protein — encoded protein: MKEQFTRLFGFTERSSGEEIKQIRVNDVVSSPYQPRTIFDDEKIDELCQTIKTHGVIQPIVVRMIDSHYEIIAGERRWRAVKKLGMETIPAIVRDFNNSQAASIALIENLQRENLTSIEEAVAYQKLIDLHQLTQESLAQRLGKSQSTIANKIRLLQLPEEVKTALMERQITERHARSLLSLDSEEMQLKVLGEIISKGLNVKQTEARIAFYKESSKIKKTKRISYTKDVRLALNTIRQSIDMVTGSGMEIKTSENDRGDHYEIVIQIPKR
- the jag gene encoding RNA-binding cell elongation regulator Jag/EloR, translated to MNKVVATGKTIEEAVKRGLAQLAAEKDKVTVTVLEQPSRGFLGLIGAKDAKVELTLLPEPAPVSAASAPSLPQQNETETTREAIGGAPRQDSEKPVEEAYQEAIRFIVDVARSMGLHVDVEVIHSKDADTLQISGPDLGLLIGRRGQTLDALQYLANIVANRYSDSFIRLVLDAENFRQRRKKTLEDLADRLAGRVVRTRKEVVLEPMPSQERKIIHSRLQDHRQVNTYSKGEEPNRRVVITLK
- the rsmG gene encoding 16S rRNA (guanine(527)-N(7))-methyltransferase RsmG — its product is MDTVQDQFARRLEEQGISISSKLDQFESYYRELISWNEKMNLTGITEREQVYTKHFYDSLSLAFFVDMTAVERMADIGSGAGFPGIPLKIAFPHIKLTIVDSLSKRISFLQHVCDELKLEGVELIHGRAEDIARQASHRDQYDLVTARAVARMALLNEFCLPFVRKDGIFAAMKGSDPTEEISESKFSLKELRGQLEKVESFSLPVEDSARHIVIIRKTGTTPVKYPRKAGIPAKTPLL